A window of the Candidatus Bathyarchaeia archaeon genome harbors these coding sequences:
- a CDS encoding DUF362 domain-containing protein, whose product MNKHLNDGRSAKIMNSLLLVGLASLMWFIFRTGTKPSRITYPCQKAALANSLPIFGAFLPVSVACSLVNTKKWLSKRSAAVALLSILATAFLVGEPFLGFLQPAQAVNPSQEIKLALASRNATAFPASDIYTVSGRANAHINQLLNLMGSRGLLFYKSSTTGTNRGLNGLVAHNDVVLIKINMQWGQRGGTNTDMQKELIQAIIDHPDGFTGEVVISDNGQGRGNMNWDANNAEDSTQSTQDVVNMFSATHNVSTYSWEPIRGTRVSEYAQGDLNDGYILYDTPDPETGIYVTYPKFRTLFGTYLSFKHGIWNGTGYEKRLKVINMPVLKTNNWLGVTVAVKHYMGVNSEGAFAQGGLGNGHVSVSTGGMGTLMIETGLPTLNIVDAIWVNANAPPSTMGGPQTPYEYATRVNTLVASTDPVAVDYWATKHVLVQTSQLIGYNDTHTLNPDSTNATGLNEDTAFGTWLNLTKNEILSAGYNVTIDENHMNVYACSEIPAGDVDRNGKVNVLDIYLLGKAYGSSPSQPNWNAYCNFNSDDLVDEWDLVAVRENYGKT is encoded by the coding sequence ATGAACAAGCATCTTAATGATGGCAGATCAGCGAAGATCATGAACAGCTTGTTGCTTGTAGGCTTAGCCAGCCTCATGTGGTTCATTTTCCGCACAGGTACAAAGCCATCGCGGATAACGTATCCCTGCCAAAAGGCAGCTTTAGCAAACAGCTTACCCATTTTCGGCGCTTTCTTGCCAGTTTCAGTAGCCTGTTCCCTTGTGAACACAAAGAAATGGTTGTCCAAGAGAAGCGCCGCCGTAGCGTTGCTGAGCATTTTGGCAACAGCTTTCTTGGTAGGCGAACCTTTCTTGGGATTTCTGCAACCCGCGCAGGCAGTGAATCCAAGCCAGGAGATAAAACTCGCACTTGCATCGAGGAATGCCACTGCTTTTCCGGCTTCAGACATTTACACAGTTAGCGGGCGGGCAAACGCTCACATCAATCAACTTCTCAATCTAATGGGGTCACGCGGACTGCTCTTCTACAAATCAAGCACAACTGGAACCAACAGGGGTCTCAACGGCTTAGTCGCTCACAACGACGTCGTCCTAATCAAGATCAACATGCAGTGGGGGCAAAGGGGCGGAACCAACACCGACATGCAGAAAGAACTCATACAAGCCATAATCGATCATCCAGACGGCTTCACCGGCGAGGTTGTAATCTCTGACAACGGACAAGGTCGCGGAAACATGAACTGGGATGCGAACAACGCTGAAGACTCCACGCAATCCACTCAAGACGTGGTTAATATGTTTTCAGCCACGCATAATGTATCAACATACTCTTGGGAACCTATTCGAGGCACAAGAGTAAGCGAGTACGCGCAAGGAGACTTGAACGACGGCTACATACTCTATGACACGCCAGACCCGGAGACAGGAATCTATGTTACATATCCGAAGTTTCGGACCCTGTTTGGAACTTACCTTAGCTTCAAGCATGGCATCTGGAACGGAACAGGCTACGAAAAACGATTGAAAGTAATCAACATGCCAGTTCTGAAAACTAACAACTGGCTCGGAGTCACAGTAGCCGTGAAGCATTACATGGGCGTCAATTCAGAGGGCGCCTTTGCACAGGGAGGTTTGGGCAACGGGCACGTTTCGGTTTCGACAGGCGGAATGGGCACTCTCATGATTGAAACCGGATTGCCAACATTGAACATTGTTGACGCCATATGGGTAAACGCAAACGCGCCTCCATCCACCATGGGAGGACCGCAAACTCCTTATGAGTACGCAACTAGAGTCAACACTTTGGTAGCCAGTACAGATCCCGTGGCCGTTGATTACTGGGCCACCAAACACGTGCTTGTGCAAACTTCACAGTTAATCGGATACAATGACACCCATACGCTGAATCCAGACAGCACAAACGCGACAGGTCTGAACGAAGACACGGCATTTGGTACTTGGCTTAACCTGACCAAGAATGAAATCCTCTCCGCAGGGTACAATGTCACAATCGACGAAAACCACATGAACGTGTATGCGTGCTCAGAAATACCTGCTGGCGACGTGGATCGCAATGGGAAGGTAAACGTTTTGGACATTTATCTATTAGGCAAAGCCTATGGCTCCAGTCCATCTCAGCCAAACTGGAATGCATACTGCAACTTCAACAGCGACGATTTAGTTGACGAGTGGGACTTGGTGGCTGTGAGAGAAAACTACGGCAAAACCTAG
- a CDS encoding VOC family protein, whose protein sequence is MPRVVHFEIDAKKPERAIKFYEKTFGWKIEKWQGPVEYWLITTGNKKEPGIDGGLSKRTEPEPATVNTIDVPSIDDFIKKVRANGGKITVKKRAVPGVGWMAYFKDPEGNHWGMMQADESAK, encoded by the coding sequence TTGCCAAGAGTTGTGCACTTCGAAATTGACGCAAAGAAACCTGAGCGTGCCATAAAATTCTATGAGAAGACATTTGGATGGAAAATTGAGAAGTGGCAAGGTCCAGTGGAATACTGGCTGATTACGACTGGCAATAAGAAGGAGCCGGGAATTGACGGCGGTCTTTCCAAGAGAACTGAGCCTGAACCAGCCACAGTCAACACCATTGATGTTCCTTCAATTGACGACTTCATAAAGAAGGTCAGAGCCAACGGCGGAAAAATCACGGTTAAGAAAAGGGCTGTGCCCGGCGTCGGCTGGATGGCCTACTTCAAAGATCCTGAAGGAAACCATTGGGGCATGATGCAGGCAGACGAGTCAGCAAAATAA
- a CDS encoding alpha-glucosidase/alpha-galactosidase — translation MVQISIIGAGSAVFSSDFVRDLCGTKSLWDSTVVLMDVKKDRLDMAHAFATRYRKETKADLSFTKTTDRRKALQGADFVLCTVKVGGYEPMEAEREIAERHGFYRGIGDRVNDYYGGIGAYHQLKFFLDLARDMEEVCPESWLIETANPVFEGTTLVATETKIKVVGVCHGHFAYKDIVNALGLDRESVTVQMAGFNHCIWLTKFLHNGQDAYPLIDEWIKNKAERYWKSREYLQGSPWSVEQLSPAAVDMYRMSGLFPIGDTLRSASPWWYHSDLEAKKRYFGPTGGFDSEIGWKTYLKLLENSLKKMKRLMSNPAASLMKAYGSAASGEQHIPLIDAIANDKKAVLYLNVPNKGAISNISDDVAVEIPTNVSAKGIRGTRIGKLPERLVLHVMMPRMQMMERTLQAFLNGDRRSLLLTILDDPRARSFETCKALLDELLAQPWNSEAAAHYRW, via the coding sequence ATGGTTCAAATATCCATCATCGGCGCTGGCAGTGCTGTATTCTCAAGTGACTTTGTGCGTGATCTGTGCGGTACCAAGAGCCTATGGGACAGCACGGTTGTGCTCATGGATGTCAAAAAAGACCGCTTGGACATGGCACATGCATTTGCCACGAGATACAGGAAAGAGACAAAAGCCGACCTATCGTTCACGAAAACCACCGATAGAAGAAAAGCGTTACAAGGCGCTGACTTTGTGCTCTGCACGGTGAAAGTAGGCGGTTACGAGCCGATGGAAGCCGAACGCGAAATAGCTGAACGCCACGGCTTCTACAGGGGCATAGGCGACAGAGTAAACGATTACTACGGCGGAATCGGAGCTTACCACCAACTCAAATTCTTCCTGGACCTAGCAAGAGACATGGAGGAAGTCTGTCCCGAATCTTGGCTTATAGAAACAGCAAACCCAGTTTTCGAGGGAACTACTCTCGTAGCTACAGAGACCAAGATCAAGGTGGTCGGAGTCTGCCATGGACACTTCGCATACAAAGACATTGTGAATGCCCTAGGACTTGACCGTGAAAGCGTTACAGTTCAGATGGCTGGCTTCAACCACTGCATCTGGCTGACCAAGTTTCTGCACAATGGGCAAGATGCCTACCCGCTGATAGACGAATGGATAAAGAACAAAGCTGAAAGATACTGGAAAAGCAGAGAGTATCTGCAAGGTTCACCATGGTCTGTTGAGCAGCTGTCACCTGCAGCGGTAGATATGTACAGAATGTCCGGTCTTTTTCCAATTGGAGACACTTTAAGATCCGCGTCGCCTTGGTGGTATCACTCGGATCTGGAGGCTAAGAAGAGGTATTTCGGTCCAACTGGCGGTTTTGACTCTGAGATCGGATGGAAAACGTACCTGAAGCTGCTTGAAAACTCGCTCAAGAAGATGAAGAGGTTGATGAGCAACCCAGCAGCTTCTTTGATGAAGGCGTATGGCTCAGCGGCAAGTGGAGAGCAGCATATACCTCTTATCGACGCCATCGCGAACGACAAAAAAGCGGTTCTGTACCTCAACGTCCCGAACAAAGGCGCAATCAGTAACATATCTGACGACGTGGCTGTCGAAATCCCAACAAATGTAAGCGCAAAAGGCATTAGGGGAACAAGAATTGGCAAGCTGCCTGAACGGCTTGTTCTGCATGTTATGATGCCAAGAATGCAAATGATGGAAAGAACTTTGCAGGCGTTTCTGAACGGAGACCGGAGAAGCCTACTGCTCACGATTCTGGACGATCCTCGAGCACGATCATTTGAAACCTGTAAAGCGTTGCTGGACGAACTTTTGGCGCAGCCTTGGAACTCTGAAGCAGCCGCCCACTACAGATGGTAG
- a CDS encoding HK97-gp10 family putative phage morphogenesis protein, which yields MSVEMAVNVQGLPELQRKLERLDENLRIHVDDALGSEVRSMQTLAQSLAPRRSGYLASTVYAERIGEWTFKLGARAGYARFVEFGTRFLRARRFLSRALELGMPSLVQRVNQAVAEAVAEAAAT from the coding sequence ATGTCGGTTGAAATGGCAGTCAATGTGCAAGGGCTTCCTGAACTGCAACGTAAACTTGAACGGTTAGACGAGAACCTGCGTATCCATGTTGATGACGCGCTTGGGTCAGAGGTTCGCAGCATGCAGACCCTGGCTCAAAGCTTGGCGCCTAGACGCAGCGGCTACTTGGCGAGCACCGTCTATGCTGAGAGAATAGGCGAGTGGACCTTCAAGTTAGGCGCTAGAGCCGGGTATGCACGTTTTGTGGAGTTTGGAACGCGTTTTCTGCGGGCTAGGCGCTTTTTGAGCCGAGCTTTGGAGTTGGGTATGCCAAGTTTGGTGCAAAGGGTCAATCAAGCCGTAGCAGAAGCCGTTGCGGAGGCGGCTGCCACATGA
- a CDS encoding phage tail tube protein, with amino-acid sequence MSVYGAHEARIYYVQESTFGVTPTNPSMLGVATADNVEPALDPGLVKLRGLGSRDLQTVRRGLRHVDLKVSYALPSDAPINLLQHVTTLNSLSIEVFYEKPSGVIDLLHKGCRIDKVAVECSVEDLVKASAELIGQDIAVGTSKIVGATYADYNGAVPFYESYVQRGAGDGSGLATVERVVDWKFRVENNLKRVPVIRSTSGHLLKYLQERHRVLAGELTFEFESKQEYDDVLNDSDFSLKFGLGGTSSALFKYCKWERVGTPTKVEDLVSLKAPFVARDVVIS; translated from the coding sequence ATGAGCGTTTACGGAGCACATGAAGCCCGAATCTACTACGTGCAAGAGTCAACCTTTGGCGTGACGCCCACGAACCCAAGCATGCTTGGCGTGGCTACGGCGGACAACGTTGAACCCGCCCTAGACCCAGGCTTAGTTAAACTACGAGGCTTGGGCTCAAGAGACCTTCAAACTGTGCGCCGAGGCTTAAGGCACGTCGATTTGAAAGTGTCGTATGCGTTGCCAAGCGATGCGCCCATCAACTTGCTTCAGCACGTAACCACGCTGAATTCGCTGAGCATTGAGGTTTTCTACGAAAAACCCAGCGGCGTCATCGACCTACTCCACAAAGGATGCCGAATCGACAAAGTAGCAGTTGAATGCTCAGTTGAAGACCTAGTTAAAGCCTCAGCCGAATTAATCGGTCAAGACATAGCTGTGGGAACCAGCAAAATAGTTGGCGCTACATACGCGGACTACAACGGAGCTGTGCCTTTCTACGAAAGCTATGTGCAACGAGGCGCTGGAGACGGCTCAGGCTTAGCTACGGTGGAGCGAGTGGTTGACTGGAAATTCCGAGTTGAGAACAACTTGAAACGCGTGCCCGTTATTCGCAGCACAAGCGGGCATTTGCTCAAGTATCTGCAGGAGCGCCACAGAGTGCTCGCTGGCGAGTTAACGTTTGAGTTTGAGAGCAAGCAGGAATACGACGACGTGCTCAACGACAGCGACTTCAGCCTCAAATTCGGGTTAGGCGGAACCAGCAGCGCCCTATTCAAGTACTGCAAATGGGAACGGGTGGGCACACCGACAAAAGTTGAAGACCTTGTCTCTTTGAAGGCGCCGTTTGTTGCCCGAGACGTAGTCATCAGCTAA